The Salvia miltiorrhiza cultivar Shanhuang (shh) chromosome 2, IMPLAD_Smil_shh, whole genome shotgun sequence DNA window TGCTCGCTTTGATGCACAAGACCAGCAGATTGCCGAGCTGCAGCGCCAGTGGGATTCTTGGAGACCACGTTTctgaatttttatattaatgttGACATTTTTTTATGagtttggataattttatcttttgaacAATGATTAATGTTTGTTTTCATGAATTATGTTTGCATTTGATTCATGAGTTTCATGTTTTCATTACATTTTAATCATGTCAAAGAATTTTTATgatcataataaaaaaaattcacacaaATTATTAACATAAGCAacccaaaaaaatatgaattccaCGGAATTGAGCGTGTTCTGccttccagcggccgctggaccccTAATTCAGAATGCTCGAATTATGTGGATTTTAATCAAATCCCACACAAATACCCCCTGATTCATGCTCAATTCCGTAGAATTCATCAAATACCCAACTAATACACCCCTAATTATATAATTCATGCTCAATAAAATCAATCAATatccattaaaaaaaacaaaataacgTCAACATCCATAAAAATTCCAAATTGAAAAAACAAGCGTTAATTCAACGACATCCATCAAAACACCTCCCTAACTATTATCTTCGGTCTCCGCCTGTGTGTCTTGATCGGTTTCAGTTATTTGTCTATTTTCCCACATAGCATTAGCAATACTTGTTCTCCATGCATTAGCTTCATTCCTCTGAGATAGCTGGCTTTGAGAAAGATAATCCAAAATGTCCGCATCGTTTTCAACATCTGCtgcaacatttccttcttcaactTCGACTGGAAATTCATCAGAACGACACTCCTTTCGGAGAAAGTTATGCAATCCAGCACAAGCCAAAACTAACTCTGCTTGTGTCTGAAAAGGGAACGGAGGAGCtgttttgaaaattgtgaaacGTGATTTGAAGATTCCAAAAATGCGTTCAATCACGTTTCGCAATGATGCGTGTCGAAGATTGAACAACTCATCTGCATTTCTTGGATTACGACCGTCACCACCGAAATCTTTGAGATGATATCGAACGCCACGTAACGGAGCCAAAAACTGACGACGATTAGCAAATCCACAATGTACTAGAAAATATTTACCTTGAGGCACGTGGAGTCCATTTGTTCTAGACAACGCATcacttaaaattttggaatCATGGGCTGAGCCTTCCCATCCACTAAGCACATAGATGAACTGCAAATCAAAGTTGCAAGCTGCCAAAACATTTTACGAATTCACCCCATGACGGTTACGATAACAACTCACGTCTTTACCTATTATCGTGGCCGGGATATGAGTGCCATCTATAGCCCCGATACAATCCTAAAATAATAGGTGAATGTGttatacaaaaacaaaaaatatttaatataatacaaGAGCAGAAATATTATACCTTGAAGTAAGGATAAAATCTGGTACTTTCCCGAATTTTAGCGGGTATTGCGCCAGTCGGCTTAACCATCATGTCCGGTGCTATGGTGTTCAATGCTCTCAATATTTTGTTGAAGTTCTGACTAGTAGCAAAATGCGAACGACCAAACCTATTACGAACGTTACAATAACGATCGTTGTGCCCTACAATGATGAGGAATGTTGCCAACATTTCTTCAACAGTTGTATATCGTGTATCATCCACATGAGCTTTCTCCCTAATGATCTGGCATAATTTGATGAAGACGTCAGGATACATTCTATACAACTGTCGAAACTGGCTCGGATCTCCATCCATCATTCTCGTAATAAAATGGAATCCTTCCCTAGTCTTTGGTCGTCGCATCAGAGCGTTGTCAGCAGTCGGATGATGCGTCATCATATTCCCCAATAGAGTGATAACTACCTTAGCTGCTTCCATCAGTTGCCTGGCATGAACAGAAAGTTCAATCTCCATCTCTGTTTCGATTTCATCCTCAAGTTCTTCATCTATGTCTTCTTCAATTGCAATGTTAATTTTATCTTCATAATTCATGCTGCCATTTAAAACAATGatacaataattgaaataagaataaaagggactcacaaaaaatagcctttaaaaaatactcataaaaaaCCATTCATTAATCAacaaaataaagtattaaaacataaaaccaACAAAACAATGTACTCATAAAACATAGTTCAAAAAACATGACTAAACTATCATCTATTTCCTAGTCTTGAATTCTATCCATCTTTTGCGTTGAGGAACAGTCATTTTCATAAATCCATCTTTTTGTGACTTTGTAACAAGCAAGTCAAATGCTGTGTAGCGGTCATCTTCACTCAAATCAGGAATTTCTTCAATAGCATCCCAAGTTGtaaaactttttttcttttctcttttctccaTCATAGTATCTCGTTTCACGAAGAGGCTTTCAACTCGATCCATTGTGCTAGTgacttttttaatttctaccATGAGCTCCTGATGCGAACTATTTTCAGTGTGGCCTGAATTTGTCTCAAACTGGCCTCTGCTTCTTTTGGCGGGAGCTCTTCTCTGAGTGGACTCCACAGGCACTTCAGTGGGCTCCAAAGGTGATTTGGAGGCGGATAACGGTGGATCATCTTCAGCCAGTACTACAAATGCCTCAGTAGCAGTATCGTAATTCAACTCCTCTATGAGCGGACCTCTACTTTCATCAACTCCTATTGTCCTAGCATCAGTAGAACTGCCCACTCCAATTGCGTTTCTTCCTACAGCTACACCGTTTCCAACAGCAAGCCTCAATTCATCATAATCCGAAAAACTCCCAGTGCGTAAGTATGCATCTTTTGGGTGAGcctaaaaacataaataagaaaattattaattaactatattatttaaattaaattgtgtttaaaaaataattgataacaAATTTACCTCTATATACACATCCCATACTTCATCTGGAGCCGTGAATTTTTTGGTGTCGTTGTCATAACCAAAACCAGAGTTAAACTTCAACAGTGTTGAATACGCATTCCAACGGCTCTTAAACCATTTGATACGACTTTGGTaatgattataatttttattggaCCTAAGTTTTTCATTGAGAACAGGCAATATCCTTTCCTCTACTGTTGCTTTGCTAAATATACCACTATTATCGCGCCATCCCCTAATTGCAGATTCAGCCAGAATTCGTAGCAAGGCATCACTTTGTTCCTGCGTCCATGCTTCATACACTGCCATTTTTTTGGAATCTTGTGGTTGAGAGTCTcccataataatattactaAACTCCGAACAGTACTatatgaatgaataaaaataaaaaataaaaaacatcaacaaaaaactaaaatcaacTCACATGCAATAGAAACACAACATACAGTTGCTAACAATTTATGAAGATACAAGATTCATgctatagaaaaattgcataattaaaatattatgaagatataaaatttaagaaaaaaataccTGACTAAAAGCTAAAGTAGAACCCTGAACTTGTCTTCTGTTTTGAAGGGGTGGTAGGCGTCCGAATGTGAGAGTTTTGAAGGGGTGGTAGGCGTCCGAATGTGAGAGGCTAAAAAAATCGAAGAGGGATATTTAAAGGCGTTGCTGGGCTGGGCTGCCTGGGCCCAACGACCGCTGCAACCCAGCGGCTGCTGGGAACCCAGCGCATGctcaaacccagcgagcgctggccTTCTCAACGTATGCTGAGTTCaggcgctcgctggcttcttagccgcgggcgctggaactcagcgcacGCTCAAAAttccatggatttcaattctcgtggttcttggccggatttcgtcgtgtgtattttttggatgaaatccatgaaagtcattccggatttgaagtcaatggaataacgaatacacctagatttgtatggattttaaaaagtctgaaacgaatacacccagatttatatggatttttaaaagtcgggaacgaatacacccagatttctgcagacttttaaaagtctggaacgaatacacccagacttttaaaatccatagaaatctattaaactccacaactaatacacccccctaagaaCACACACGACACAGAATTCATAAGAATTGCAGCGGAAGAATTGCTAATTAAATTTCGAATTTAGGGAAAAATTAGGGCTTCGTGAAATTTAGGGTTTAACTCTAAAATCTGGAAAAATTCGAAtttagaaggaaaaaaaaagtgcaATTTCCTACATGGCTACCAcgtcaattaataaaatttttcgGCGTGTATGAGACGTTTCCAACATCCACCTCATTTTCATGTTTGTTTGAGTGATTGGATGGTTGTGGgaaatttcagaaaaaaaaaaaaagaaaggttGTGTATTATTAGTcagattttaaaggtgatgtgcaatttcagaaaataattttaattaattattaaataatttaattattgaattaattaatcaaaaataaaagaaaaaatcacGCCTACTTTTGCCTAGGGTCAAAGTCGGccagtactttttttttttactttgggggagggggagcggTGTGGTTTGAACCTCGCTACTACTCTTTTTTTGACTTTGGGAGAAGGGAAACGGTGGAGTTTAAACCCTGGACCTCACTGTTTGTAGACAGGAGTTCGCACCTTGGTGTCCTCTTGGAGATGTCGGCTACTACtcttataaaaataagaattgaTTTCTTTTGTAAGAAAGGTGAAGTCACATAAATACAAGAAACGAAATACTTAGGGCATGATTGGTATGCAGAAATGGAATGagaatggaatggtgattcctgcGTCCATTCCCAATCCTATGACTGGTACGGTTCtatgaaataatttaatattattaatatcataaataataataattgcaaaaataataaaataattttaataataatatgatataataaatttaataataaatgaataataaataataataataaaaataattaaataattttaataatgataatacataaataatatcaatagtaataataataaataatctaatattatcaatataataaataataataataataattctaaaaataataaaacaattttaataataatataatataattaataataataataataataaataaataatattagtaaaaataataaaataattttaataataataataataaataaataaataaataatattaatagaaaaacaataaataaaat harbors:
- the LOC131008208 gene encoding uncharacterized protein LOC131008208; protein product: MNYEDKINIAIEEDIDEELEDEIETEMEIELSVHARQLMEAAKVVITLLGNMMTHHPTADNALMRRPKTREGFHFITRMMDGDPSQFRQLYRMYPDVFIKLCQIIREKAHVDDTRYTTVEEMLATFLIIVGHNDRYCNVRNRFGRSHFATSQNFNKILRALNTIAPDMMVKPTGAIPAKIRESTRFYPYFKFIYVLSGWEGSAHDSKILSDALSRTNGLHVPQGKYFLVHCGFANRRQFLAPLRGVRYHLKDFGGDGRNPRNADELFNLRHASLRNVIERIFGIFKSRFTIFKTAPPFPFQTQAELVLACAGLHNFLRKECRSDEFPVEVEEGNVAADVENDADILDYLSQSQLSQRNEANAWRTSIANAMWENRQITETDQDTQAETEDNS
- the LOC131008209 gene encoding uncharacterized protein At2g29880-like, yielding MGDSQPQDSKKMAVYEAWTQEQSDALLRILAESAIRGWRDNSGIFSKATVEERILPVLNEKLRSNKNYNHYQSRIKWFKSRWNAYSTLLKFNSGFGYDNDTKKFTAPDEVWDVYIEAHPKDAYLRTGSFSDYDELRLAVGNGVAVGRNAIGVGSSTDARTIGVDESRGPLIEELNYDTATEAFVVLAEDDPPLSASKSPLEPTEVPVESTQRRAPAKRSRGQFETNSGHTENSSHQELMVEIKKVTSTMDRVESLFVKRDTMMEKREKKKSFTTWDAIEEIPDLSEDDRYTAFDLLVTKSQKDGFMKMTVPQRKRWIEFKTRK